GTCTAAATTTTACAGACTGTTGAATTTTATGAGTCATATTTTTCTCAGTTTGGCGGAAGTTACAATTCTATATCGTTCTCTGTGGTGACATTTTTACTAGAGAGAAAATGACAGAACAGCAGAGAACCTCAGACCAGCTGCCTGCAGGAAAGGGCCAAGGGGGAGCCGGAGCCACTTACAAGGTACCAGAGTTAAATGATGATCTTTGTttcatgctctttttttttaatgcaaatgtcCCAGTTAGACTAAACAGACAAAACAGGACTTGGGACACCTCATCCAACTGTCTTCTTGCTCTGGTGTTGCAGTTGGCTGCATTTGAATTTGAGAACTTTCGTGGAAAAAAGGTGGAGCTGTCTGGTGACTGCAAAGATGTGCTGGAAAAGACACAAAGAGTCGGCTCAGTCATTGTGGAGTCAGGACCGTGAGTGGCTGTTTTCCTGCTATATGGCTGAAAGACTGAAGACAAACTGTATGTTTAGCAGTAAATTAATTTGTGAAATTCCTTGATTCCTAGATGGGTTGCGTTTGAGCTTCCAGGTTTTGCAGGAGATCAGTTTTTGCTGGAGAAAGGAGAGTATCCACGCTGGAGCACCTGGACTAGCTGCCAGAGCAGCTACACGCTGGGTTCTTTTAGGCCCCTGAAAGTGGTCAGAATGCATTATTACAATGGCTGTTgactttttccttctttttttttagcttctagAGCAcatgtaattaaataaattcttgtcatttttaggaTGGCGCAGATCACAAGCTCCACCTGTTTGAGAATACTGGCTTTGAAGGCAGAAAGATGGAGATTGTTGATGATGATGTCCCCAGCCTTTGGGCTTATGGTTTCCAGGACCGTGTAGCCAGCGCAAAGGCTATTAGTGGAACGTAAGAGGCTGCCTTTCTTTGTCATGACATTGCATTAGCATAGATTCTAACAAAAAGTAATAATttctgaaagacaaatgttGGTACATGTTATTATCAATGtctcaaaaattttaaataataccTATTCCCTTTAAAGGTGGGTGGGATACACGTATCCAGGCTACAGGGGGCACCAATATGTGTTTGAGCATGGAGACTTCAAGCACTGGAACGACTGGGGAGCCTCTGAACCTCAGATCCAGTCCGTCCGACGTGTGCGGGACATGCAGTGGCATAAGAAGGGGTGCTATATTGCCCCTGCACCTGCCCCAACCCCAGCGCCTGGACCAGCCcctgctccagctccagctccagctccagcacCAAATCCCAACCCCAACCCTAAACCTAACCCTACTCCAAAATCTCAACCCCAACCTTAACCAGCATACCTCCATCATCTCCTCCTGGCTTCAGAATGCTAACTGCAGAGTGCCCGGCTTTTCTTCCATGAATCTTATTCCTAAAAGCTCTCTGATCATGCAGTTTTGTAAAACTGAAACTGACTAAAGACAAGTGCATCTCTGACACAAATAAAGGTTTTGGCCCTAAATTTGGTTGTGagttagttatttaaaaaaatgtatgaaacacATGGGTTTATGACAAAAAATCATATAATCATTAAAAATTGGTTAAACTACTCCAGCTGAGAACattgtttgaaatttttttgaaaagcatTGTTTGGATAACATCAAAAAGTGTACTCTAACTACTTTGGTCATGCAATCAAAATTGTGTGCTCAAACCTGAAACACAATGCATTTATGTGTTAATAATAACAAATATCATAACTTTTGTGTGATTTTAATTTCAACTTTAGTCTCTTATACGGGTATGAATCAAATCAGGGTAAAACACAGATCAAGATAAGAGCTATAACCAAAATGGCGGAGTGGAGAAAGTAAGATGAATATGAAAAATTGGAGGAGGCAAGTTAAGAGACAActtaaaatcacaataatttTGCAATACTTTGATAAATTATTACTGTGTTCTTGTTCTTGTTTGGAATACATTTAAGAGActtgaaataatcagaaaagtaatttaaaaagaaaataaaggccATGTATATTTCTATTTACATATATAAAGTATTTGCACAAAATAATACAAGGTTGATTACATCAGAAACCTCTAAATCTATATTATCCCTGAAGTAGAGAACATCAGTTACAGAAAATGTGGCAcaactaaaaactttaaatgacAACCATTTATAAATATCAGGCCAGAAgtaataaaatctttaaatgaCAACCATTTATAAATATCAGGCCAGAAGttgtgtatgtgtttttttcttgtgaaactttaatcttttgtgaagaaaaaaatgtcttacagGTTAAGTTTTAGGTATGAttctaaaatgtgtttctttcattttgtgtgCAAGCAGATATTTCAGCgttttttaagtagtttttcGAAAATTACAATTGTTGAaatagcctttttttgttttaatttgtttgatATTGCATTAAATCAGGCAAAACGTGTCCAAAATTAGGTTCGGAGTTTTACAATTTCCTTTTATGAATATGACATTTCCCCCAAAATCAAATcagttgtgttaaaaaaatatatattacatttttttaaagttctggcCTATCCTGTCATTATAACAGTCCAAAATTAGGTCATTTTCTGAAAGCTTGACTGTTGTAAACAGCTACCATTAATGGTCAACACCAAAGGAAGTGACGTATTGAAAGAGCCCCGCAATCAGTCATTGGTTAAAACTACAATCACGCCCGCCCCTTTCGAAGGAGATCATCCAATCACACGTCAGTTTCATTCAGTAGTCTGCGGGAAATGGGCGGGAAACGCGCAAAATTTGAAAGTTCAGCCGGAAACTGCGCTGGAGAGAGCAGTGTACTTCTTAGCTAGATTGTTTATTGGCGTAAAAATATATTATAGTTACGGCATGGTGGTTTGGTGAGTACAGTTGGAGTACACACCtctttttaaatctataatataaatgaaaacaagacgCTAACTAGCCTTGCATTCGTCGATAAgcgaacaagaaaaaaaggaacgtTGGTCATCGTTAACTTAGAGACGGACAGCTACTCACTGACTGATGTACCATGAATGAatgataattttatttatttttgacgcagtgagttttttgttgttgggtGGATTATATTGTGCAAAGCAAACATGCTGAAGTTCAAATACGTAAGTCAGGGAAACGTCAAAGGTCTCTCCTCCACCACCGACCCTATTACCAGCCGCAGCCTGAGACTCAACCAGGTGTTTCAGGTAAAACGTCGGAGctttgtgggattttggttcaTGGAAGACACATGGACGGTCTTTTAGATAACTGGTCTTCCTGTTTGTGTATTTCCTTCAGGGAAAAGTCAACTTAGGTGCAGGAGGAGGTAGCTTAGGACGGGAGGAGTTTCTGGAAGCCCTGTTGCTTCTCTACCAGGAATGCACTTCTTCCCCTGAGCTCAAGAAGCTACGTCATGTGGCAACGTTTGTCAATAAGTGTAagaaaatcttctttctctcttAAGTCTTTTGGGGAACTTTGTCATCAATTTTAGTTTGTTTCCGGCAGCTTTCAGGAGAATTTGATAGTTGCTCCTCTGTAAAGTTGAATGATTTCTCCTTCCTGTTGTCAAttcaactacccctggctgcagcctgcagaatggggCATCGTAGTGGATTCAATTTGCTGCGTTTTGAGCAAATTACCTTTGTCCTAACTATAGCGAGCATGTCACAATGTattgaaatcattttttatataattttaagtTGTAATCAACATCTACTTTTTACAAAcagaattgatttcatttgacaGGTTTCCTTGTATTAAAACATGTCTGCATTTCCtgcctttgtgtttgtttctattGAAGTCTCTGACGCGGTCTCAGAGCTGCAGGCTCTGCAGCCAGGCCTTCAGGACTTTGAGCATCGTGCAGTGGTGGGTCGCGGCCGCTTTGCTGAAGTCCAAGTAGTCCGAGAGAAAGCCACAGGAGATGTGTGTGCACTTAAAGTGATGAAGAAAGCAGTTCTACACACGAAAGAAAATGTAAGACCCATATCTAGAAAATACCGTAGAATAGAATGATAACGTTCAAAGGGAAGTTCTGGTATTTGTTCCCCTTTTGCGGGGGGATTATTTGGCTATACAAAGAAAAAGAggggactttttatttttttatttttttttttttacataattttatttcacagcatgtACTGTATACATGGAACAAGGTAAACTAAACAGTCAGTTTCATTTGGAGGTAATTCAAACATACCTTTCAGGGCACGTGGTCTCTGTCAAATTTTTCTGTCCAATGCTGGGAAATTATACATTTGCTTTACCAAGacatcagtgcttttttttttttataaacaaaaatattttaattgttaAAGCTCACTTTACCTCCAGTTCTTTGCTTGgatgtttaaagtcccattccagtcatcttttgatctcttttcaaagtgttcccagtggtcgtttagttatggttatgctgtttttcaccaaaattaaAGAGCGGCactaattcattagaaattcacctctaagttgtgggctggactgttggtggagagcaac
The nucleotide sequence above comes from Oryzias latipes chromosome 5, ASM223467v1. Encoded proteins:
- the LOC101171323 gene encoding beta-crystallin B3-like encodes the protein MTEQQRTSDQLPAGKGQGGAGATYKLAAFEFENFRGKKVELSGDCKDVLEKTQRVGSVIVESGPWVAFELPGFAGDQFLLEKGEYPRWSTWTSCQSSYTLGSFRPLKVDGADHKLHLFENTGFEGRKMEIVDDDVPSLWAYGFQDRVASAKAISGTWVGYTYPGYRGHQYVFEHGDFKHWNDWGASEPQIQSVRRVRDMQWHKKGCYIAPAPAPTPAPGPAPAPAPAPAPAPNPNPNPKPNPTPKSQPQP